The proteins below come from a single Malus sylvestris chromosome 3, drMalSylv7.2, whole genome shotgun sequence genomic window:
- the LOC126617068 gene encoding uncharacterized protein LOC126617068 produces MVRPKLVKHIALTNMIKFMLTSNWLLLLAYYRFILRVLPIEVACYSSEEEISRAIKPLLEQHFPVETQNPRKFAVLYEARANTGIDRMKIINAVAKSVPAPHKVDLNNPDKTIVVEICRTICLIGIVDKYKQLAKYNLRQLTSSKP; encoded by the exons ATGGTAAGACCCAAATTAGTGAAGCACATTGCTCTAACtaatatgattaaattcatGCTCACAT CAAACTGGCTGTTATTACTTGCATATTATAGGTTTATCCTAAGAGTATTACCCATTGAAGTAGCATGCTATTCTTCAGAAGAGGAAATTTCAAGAGCAATCAAACCACTTCTTGAACAGCACTTTCCAGTGGAAACTCAGAATCCTCGGAAG TTTGCAGTCCTGTATGAAGCCCGTGCAAACACCGGTATTGACAGGATGAAAATCATAAATGCAGTGGCAAAATCTGTGCCTGCACCGCACAAAGTTGACCTCAACAATCCTGATAAGACCATTGTTGTTGAAATTTGCAGG ACTATTTGCTTGATCGGTATTGTTGACAAGTACAAGCAGTTGGCCAAGTACAATTTGAGGCAGCTCACATCATCAAAGCCATAG
- the LOC126615057 gene encoding ubiquitin-conjugating enzyme E2 20-like produces MAAVNQDNSLVVAGATAPSNTKQSQPRPKTVDSQSVLKRLQSELMALMMGGDSGISAFPEEDNIFCWKGTIIGSKETVFEGTEYRLSLTFPNDYPFKPPKVKFETLLFHPNVDLVGNICLDILQDKWSSAYDVRTILLSIQSLLGEPNISSPLNAQAAQLWSNQEEYRKMVEKLYKAPKA; encoded by the exons ATGGCTGCCGTGAACCAAGATAACAGTCTGGTAGTGGCCGGAGCCACTGCCCCCTCGAACACAAAGCAATCTCAGCCTCGCCCGAAGACCGTTGATTCGCAGTCCGTTCTCAAAAG GCTGCAATCTGAGTTGATGGCCTTAATG ATGGGTGGGGATTCTGGGATATCTGCATTCCCTGAGGAAGACAACATATTCTGCTGGAAAGGGACAATCATTGGAAGCAAAGAGACCGTGTTCGAAGGAACGGAATACAGACTCTCCCTCACCTTCCCCAATGACTATCCCTTCAAGCCTCCAAAGGTCAAGTTTGAGACTCTCCTCTTTCATCCCAATGTCGATCTCGTCGGCAACATTTGCCTGGATATCCTTCAG GATAAATGGTCATCTGCTTATGATGTGAGAACCATACTCTTATCCATCCAGAGTCTTCTAGGAG AACCAAACATCAGCTCTCCTTTGAACGCTCAAGCAGCACAACTGTGGAGCAACCAAGAAG AATATAGGAAGATGGTGGAGAAGTTGTACAAAGCTCCGAAGGCTTAA